A stretch of the Salvelinus sp. IW2-2015 unplaced genomic scaffold, ASM291031v2 Un_scaffold3667, whole genome shotgun sequence genome encodes the following:
- the LOC112076296 gene encoding LOW QUALITY PROTEIN: uncharacterized protein (The sequence of the model RefSeq protein was modified relative to this genomic sequence to represent the inferred CDS: substituted 1 base at 1 genomic stop codon), translating to MNELRNKAAVAYVEASKARIGQYEKECLTVSIGLFSFLSPLLSCPHLTPLLLSSSHPSPPVLISPLSLCPISPLPPVLISPLSSCPHLTPLLLSSSHPLLIHPSPHLTPLLISPPLLISPLSPSHPSPSPVLISPSPSPVLISPLSISCPHQFSALTIPEPKDTATAAINTQEAERXVNKAAVAYVEASKARIGQYEKELEKFQNMIPFDQMTIDDLNDTFPETKLDKEKHPYWPHKPIAEL from the exons ATGAATGAGCTCAGA AACAAAGCTGCTGTTGCCTACGTGGAGGCTTCCAAAGCTCGTATCGGCCAGTATGAGAAGGAG TGCTTAACAGTTAGTATTGGTCTGTTCTCTTTCCTGTCCCCTCTTCTATCCTGTCctcatctcacccctctcctcctgtcctcatctcacccctctcctcctgtcctcatctcacccctctccctctgtcctatcTCACCCCTTCCTCCTGTCctcatctcacccctctcctcctgtcctcatctcacccctctcctcctgtcctcatctcaccctctcctcattcacccctctcctcatctcacccctctcctcatctcaccccctctcctcatctcacccctctcaccatctcacccctctccatctcctgtcctcatctccccctctccatctcctgtcctcatctcacccctctccatctcctgtcCTCATCAGTTCTCAGCCCTGACCATCCCTGAGCCCAAGGACACAGCCACAGCCGCCATCAACACACAGGAGGCAGAGCGGTGAGTT AACAAAGCTGCTGTTGCCTACGTGGAGGCTTCCAAAGCTCGTATCGGCCAGTATGAGAAGGAG CTGGAGAAGTTCCAGAACATGATTCCCTTCGACCAGATGACCATCGATGATCTGAACGACACGTTCCCTGAGACCAAGTTGGACAAGGAGAAGCACCCGTACTGGCCCCACAAGCCCATCGCTGAGCTGTAA